The following proteins come from a genomic window of Sinorhizobium fredii NGR234:
- a CDS encoding sulfite oxidase-like oxidoreductase — protein sequence MDNDEPVPETKLTSTKRRWAADGKFLTGRRGRPESERLPPGQHLVKDWPVLDLGQQPHIAMETWRLDVTGAVERPLSLDWKAFQALPQTESLSDIHCVTTWSRYDNRWQGVATRDLLDLVKVKPEAEYVMLSSVDGYTTNLPLADFAAEDAILATAWEGAPITRPHGGPMRLIVPHLYLWKSAKWLTRIDFRSRDTAGFWEKNGYHMRGDPWREERYSGD from the coding sequence ATGGACAATGACGAACCGGTACCGGAGACGAAACTCACCTCAACCAAACGGCGCTGGGCGGCGGACGGCAAGTTCCTGACCGGGCGCCGGGGGCGGCCCGAGAGCGAGCGCCTGCCGCCCGGCCAGCATCTCGTAAAGGACTGGCCGGTTCTCGATCTCGGCCAGCAACCGCATATCGCCATGGAGACCTGGCGGCTCGACGTGACCGGTGCCGTCGAACGTCCGCTCTCGCTCGACTGGAAGGCTTTCCAGGCGCTGCCGCAAACGGAAAGTCTCTCCGATATCCACTGCGTGACGACCTGGTCGCGCTATGACAATCGCTGGCAAGGTGTTGCGACGCGCGATCTCCTCGACCTCGTCAAGGTGAAGCCGGAAGCCGAGTACGTCATGCTGTCGAGCGTCGACGGCTATACGACCAACCTGCCGCTTGCCGATTTCGCCGCCGAGGACGCGATCCTCGCAACCGCCTGGGAAGGCGCGCCGATCACGCGCCCGCATGGCGGGCCGATGCGCCTCATCGTCCCGCACCTCTATCTCTGGAAGAGCGCCAAATGGCTGACGCGCATCGATTTTCGCAGCCGCGACACGGCCGGCTTCTGGGAGAAGAACGGCTATCACATGCGCGGCGATCCCTGGCGCGAGGAACGCTATTCCGGCGATTGA